Proteins from one Melospiza melodia melodia isolate bMelMel2 chromosome 18, bMelMel2.pri, whole genome shotgun sequence genomic window:
- the MPRIP gene encoding myosin phosphatase Rho-interacting protein isoform X6 codes for MAAKDNPCRKFQANIFNKSKCQNCFKPRESHLLNDEDLNQAKPIYGGWLLLAPEGTDFDNPVHRSRKWQRRFFILYEHGLLRYALDEMPTTLPQGTINMNQCTDVVDGEGRTGQKFSLCILTPEKEHFIRAENKEIISGWLEMLIVYPRTNKQNQKKKRKVEPPTPQEPGPAKMAVTSSNIPSAEKVPATKSTLWQEEMRGKDQADGGSGIGPAQSPMQGQAGAASSMKDPVLDSKEEESSMNGDRIDCGRKTRVESGYFSLEKTKQDSKLEEQQLPPPPSPPSPSTPNNRYSYPKSPSQEHAQPFPSPGIRSGDRMIHSFSLNSLDSKSSCPMHKDSNSRDVGRGAEKSGRPLSFKASRQYTTLADVPKAIRISNREAFQVERKRLERRTRARSPGREEVARLFGNERRRSQVIEKFEALDIENAEHMETSAPGGAALSSETRQGRSEKRVFPRKRDFTCEGAAVGSILDVSASPLSPHRRAKSLDRRSTESSMTPDLLNFKKGWLTKQYEDGQWKKHWFVLTDQSLRYYRDSVAEEAADLDGEIDLSTCYDVTEYPVQRNYGFQIHTKEGEFTLSAMTSGIRRNWIQTIMKHVRPTTAPDVTRKNFSLKLSVLKPSSLPEEKSKTGSSFESGPKPSEKPDAEQAELDTEQKRSRARERRREGRSKTFDWAEFRPIQQALVQERANAADSSSSGSAAFPRDAGAADADPGELERERARRREERRKRFEMIDAVDGAGSEEALRMEVDRILPVPGDIKPQNVHVEIEQRWHQVETTPLREEKQIPITPLHLAHAEEREEGLTKQHLTTLLEKELEQKQKEALELLEQNRHLQDQLKVALGREQSAREGYVLQTEVAASPSGAWQRLHKVNQDLQSELEAQCQRQEVINQQIQSLKRSYAEAKDVIRHHEAEIQSLQARLGNAAAELAIKEQTLAKLKSDLRSEKEKAKEQLEEWQHGEAALSSQLKASEQKLKSAEALLLEKTQELRDLEMQQALQRDHQKEVQRLQDRIADLSGQLNASEQARVLMEEKLQKNYEALLESCERERQVLIRSLKEVEDKANEYENQLQNSEQQMEILQKEKLSAKFEGSELVHQLEEQLAMKEASIQKLAEHIKELERERDQIKCRFHELMNQVAESDNEVAKLQAKLKMEETNYHNLEQSFEEVSDQFRGVQEVLKEKEEELRHVKEMHLRIVEKKDQDLSEALVKVVALDSSLEETKVKLKAKEEALKKLASVGTGPCAEEAEDLGPSLEVDESHPSQLGQTQDVLPAMTYALKEEEDEVLETSQRQVEEFGSPSKVVELQDQELVQKALAKPDVGIMGAKRQRIRFSSIQCQKYIHPDGSEKNWTSSTSSDTSQDRSLSEESMSSEPALGYPSSGTSDSETYLSIIHSLETKLYITEEKLKDVTMKLESQHGHNQETLIALHHQWASTESQLREQLQTSLSQVNALISQLESERQEKFKLIESHVSELGGFQMKNDQALTCLETCREQLRSLPKSDKDKEGDLFLVTLSSMETTLSNAIQALSGAPVQSEYQQSESLTRESPTPEGGDLGEEEHISKEQQADVFDTGQLRWLSERVAFEASLINQIAESLKNASSEIAQLLREIQGTAEVVLLEPASVSHTANDLASVLSKKLLLEGEFWSQVEELRAYLSTREGEAEGKTETSLGISPCFLSAVADATLIKAELGFVAEKMRESFHQRLKAIEEELHNTKTALQQHKCMLEEIIKAYRTPEFDGVMHQISEALEFQKDALERTQISWDGSRVQMVPCQELAKVEETGSAPDRSSEALVSIQEDLAQQLKDKSNVLKEISVALLSLPPEEAMRDCQKLLKMSQSLSYHSCMGDLERYSSLLVHDAIVQAQVCYAACKVRLEHEREMKSYKESLQSMDALCQERVKTVSLLRDEYEELLRKQQGEYSEVIAVLERENADLKAKVSQLDNQRRLLEEEGHEHSKSLSELQGRYEEEIRNVIEQLNRTEDALKAERVEGLSQLDAIVRDKQNMEQYHLEQMQTLEEKFQAKIKELQVIHGEELQALQEHYSQNLQRLQETLDEYQRQHPEASPSVAPGSGDTWVAREGGGAGQDPGSDPDSMHGLRERIQELEAQMNVMRDELENKHLEGNASTLREKYQKDFENLKATCERGFAAMEETHQKKIEDLQRQHQRELEKLREEKDRLLAEETAATISAIEAMKNAHREELERELEKSQRSQISSVNADIEALRRQYLEELQSVQRELEVLSEQYSQKCLENAHLAQALEAERQALRQCQRENQELNAHNQELNNRLAAEITRLRTLLTGEGGGEAAGSPLTQGKDAYELEVLLRVKESEIQYLKQEISSLKDELQTALRSLKEGLTVQERLKLFESRDLKKD; via the exons GAGCCTGGTCCTGCTAAGATGGCTGTGACCAGCAGCAACATTCCCAGCGCTGAGAAGGTCCCTGCCACCAAGTCCACGctctggcaggaagaaatgagGGGCAAAGACCAAGCAGATGGGGGCAGTGGCATtggcccagcccagagccccatgcaaggccaggctggggctgccagcTCCATGAAGGACCCTGTGCTGGACAGCAAGGAAG AGGAGAGCTCCATGAACGGGGACCGGATAGACTGCGGGCGGAAGACGCGTGTCGAGAGCGGGTACTTCTCCTTGGAGAAGACCAAACAAGACTCGAAGCTGGAAGAGCAGCAACTGCCACCCCCACCAAGcccacccagccccagcaccccgaACAACAGGTACAGTTATCCCAAATCGCCCTCACAGGAGCATGCCCAGCCCTTTCCTTCCCCAGGTATCCGATCAGGCGACCGAATgattcacagcttctctctgaACTCCTTGGACTCGAAGAGCAGTTGCCCCATGCACAAGGACTCCAACAGCAGAGATGTGGGAAGGGGAGCTGAGAAATCGGGGCGGCCCCTTTCTTTTAAAGCCAGCCGGCAGTACACCACCCTGGCCGACGTTCCCAAGGCCATTAGGATCAGTAATCGTGAGGCCTTCCAGGTGGAGAGGAAGCGGCTAGAGCGGAGAACCCGCGCTCGTAGCCCTGGCAGAGAAGAAGTGGCCCGGCTCTTTGGGAATGAGAGAAG GAGATCCCAGGTGATTGAGAAGTTCGAGGCACTGGATATTGAGAATGCAGAGCACATGGAGACGAGCGCGCCGGGCGGCGCCGCCCTGTCCAGCGAGACGCGGCAGGGCAGGAGTGAGAAGAGGGTTTTCCCAAGGAAACGG GACTTCACTTGTGAGGGAGCAGCTGTGGGCTCCATCCTGGACGTGTCTGCGTCACCTCTGTCCCCACACCGCAGGGCAAAGTCGCTGGACAGAAGGTCCACGGAGTCCTCAATGACG CCCGACCTGCTGAACTTCAAGAAGGGCTGGTTGACAAAGCAGTATGAGGATGGGCAG TGGAAGAAGCACTGGTTTGTGCTGACTGACCAGAGCCTGAGATACTACCGGGATTCAGTGGCAGAGGAG GCAGCTGACCTGGATGGAGAAATCGATTTATCCACGTGCTATGATGTCACTGAGTACCCAGTTCAGCGGAACTACGGCTTCCAAATCCAT aCAAAGGAAGGGGAGTTCACCCTCTCTGCCATGACGTCGGGCATCCGCCGCAACTGGATCCAGACCATCATGAAACACGTTCGCCCCACCACTGCTCCTGATGTGACAAG GAAAAACTTCTCTTTGAAACTATCCGTGCTGAAGCCCAG CTCGCTGCCggaagagaaaagcaaaacagGCTCTTCCTTCGAGAGCGGCCCAAAGCCGAGCGAGAAGCCGGATGCGGAACAAGCTGAGCTGGACACGGAGCAGAAGCGGAGCCGCGCCCGGGAGCGCCGACGAGAAGGACGCTCCAAGACGTTTGACTGGGCTGAGTTCCGCCCCATCCAGCAGGCCCTGGTGCAGGAGCGTGCCAACGCTGCAGACTCCTCCAGCAGTGGCTCGGCCGCCTTCCCCAGGGACGCCGGAGCCGCCGACGCCGACCCCGGGGAGCTGGAGCGGGAGCGGGCCCGGCGGCGCGAGGAGCGGCGCAAGCGCTTCGAGATGATCGATGCCGTGGACGGGGCAGGGTCAGAAGAGGCGCTGAGGATGGAGGTGGACAGGATCCTGCCTGTCCCTGGAGACATCAAACCACAGAACGTCCACGTGGAGATCGAGCAGCGCTGGCACCAGGTGGAGACCACCCCGCTGCGGGAGGAGAAGCAGATCCCCATCACGCCCCTGCACCTCGCCCACGCCGAGGAGCGGGAAGAGGGGCTGACCAAGCAGCACCTGACCACGCTGCTGGAGAAGGAG CTGGAGCAGAAGCAGAAGGAggccctggagctcctggagcagaaccGGCACCTGCAGGATCAGCTGAAAGTGGCTCTGGGCCGGGAGCAGAGCGCCCGGGAGGGCTACGTGTTGCAG ACCGAGGTGGCCGCCTCGCCATCAGGTGCCTGGCAGAGGCTTCACAAAGTCAACCAAGACCTCCAAAGCGAGCTGGAAGCCCAATGCCAGCGCCAAGAGGTGATCAATCAGCAGATTCAGTCGCTGAAGCGCAGCTACGCCGAGGCCAAGGACGTGATCCGGCACCACGAGGCCGAGATTCAGAGCCTGCAGGCGAGGCTCGGTAACGCGGCGGCCGAGCTCGCCATCAAGGAGCAGACCCTGGCCAAGCTCAAGAGCGACCTGAGGAGCGAGAAGGAGAAAGCcaaggagcagctggaggagtGGCAGCACGGCGAGGCCGCGCTCAGCTCCCAGCTGAAGGCCAGCGAGCAGAAGCTGAAGAGCGCGGAGGCGCTGCTGCTGGAGAAGACGCAGGAGCTGCGGGACCTGGAGATGcagcaggctctgcagagggaccacCAGAAGGAAGTGCAGCGGCTCCAGGACAGGATCGCAGACCTCAGCGGGCAGCTGAACGCCAGCGAGCAGGCGCGGGTCCTCAtggaggagaagctgcagaagaACTACGAGGCTTTGCTGGAGAGCTGCGAGAGGGAGAGGCAGGTTTTGATACGGAGCCTGAAGGAGGTGGAGGACAAGGCCAACGAGTATGAGAATCAACTGCAGAACAGCGagcagcaaatggagattctGCAGAAGGAGAAGCTGAGCGCCAAGTTCGAAGGCAGCGAGCTTGTCCAccagctggaggagcagctggcCATGAAGGAGGCCAGCATCCAAAAACTTGCTGAGCACATCAAGGAGCTGGAAAGGGAGAGAGATCAGATCAAGTGCCGGTTCCACGAGCTCATGAATCAGGTGGCCGAGTCGGATAACGAAGTTGCAAAGCTACAAGCAAAGTTGAAAATGGAAGAGACCAACTACCACAATCTGGAGCAGTCGTTCGAGGAGGTGTCGGATCAGTTCCGGGGGGTGCAGGAGGTGctgaaagagaaagaagaagagctgagacatGTTAAGGAAATGCACTTGAGAATTGTGGAGAAGAAAGATCAAGATCTCAGTGAGGCTTTGGTTAAAGTGGTTGCTTTAGATAGCAGTTTAGAGGAGACTAAAGTAAAGCTAAAGGCCAAGGAAGAGGCTTTAAAGAAATTAGCTAGTGTGGGCACAGGTCCATGTGCTGAGGAGGCAGAAGACCTTGGCCCCAGTCTTGAGGTGGATGAAAGTCATCCATCCCAACTGGGGCAAACTCAGGATGTCCTCCCAGCTATGACTTATGcactgaaggaggaggaggatgaggttcTTGAGACCAGTCAGAGGCAAGTGGAGGAATTTGGCTCCCCGTCTAAAGTTGTAGAGCTCCAGGACCAAGAGTTGGTTCAGAAAGCTTTAGCAAAGCCTGATGTAGGAATCATGGGGGCCAAGAGGCAAAGGATCCGTTTTTCAAGCATCCAGTGTCAAAAGTACATCCATCCAGATGGATCAGAGAAAAACTGGACAAGCAGTACCTCTTCAGACACAAGCCAGGACAGATCTCTGTCTGAAGAAAGCATGTcctcagagccagctctgggttACCCCTCATCAGGGACCAGTGATTCTGAGACTTATCTCTCCATCATCCATTCCCTGGAAACCAAACTGTACATTACAGAGGAGAAGCTCAAAGATGTGACGATGAAGCTTGAAAGCCAGCACGGCCACAACCAGGAGACGCTCATCGCCCTGCACCATCAGTGGGCCAGCACGGAGTCCCAGCTGCGGGAACAGCTTCAGACCAGCTTGtcccaagtcaatgctttgatcTCACAGCTGGAGAGCGAGAGGCAGGAAAAGTTCAAGCTCATAGAAAGTCACGTCAGCGAGCTGGGAGGTTTCCAGATGAAAAACGATCAAGCGCTGACTTGCTTAGAGACGTGCAGGGAGCAGCTAAGATCCTTGCCCAAATCAGACAAGGATAAAGAGGGTGATTTGTTCCTTGTTACTCTGTCTAGCATGGAAACAACTTTATCAAATGCAATCCAGGCCTTGAGTGGAGCGCCAGTCCAATCAGAGTATCAGCAGAGTGAAAGCCTCACCAGGGAGAGCCCCACTCCAGAAGGAGGGGATCTGGGAGAAGAGGAGCACATCTCCAAGGAGCAACAAGCAGATGTGTTTGACACTGGCCAGCTGAGGTGGCTTTCTGAGCGGGTGGCATTTGAGGCCTCTCTCATCAACCAAATAGCAGAGTCTTTGAAAAATGCGAGCTCTGAGATAGCCCAGCTTCTGAGAGAGATCCAGGGAACGGCAGAGGTGGTTTTGTTGGAGCCAGCGAGTGTTTCTCATACAGCCAATGATTTGGCCAGTGTCCTGTCTAAAAAGCTGCTGCTGGAAGGGGAGTTTTGGAGCCAGGTGGAGGAGCTGAGAGCATATTTGAGCACTAgagaaggagaagctgagggTAAAACAGAAACAAGTTTGGGCATTTCCCCATGTTTTCTCAGTGCTGTAGCAGATGCTACATTGATCAAGGCAGAACTTGGGTTTGTTGCAGAGAAAATGAGAGAATCTTTTCATCAGAGGTTAAAAGCAATTGAAGAAGAGCTCCATAATACCAAAACAGCTCTCCAGCAGCACAAATGCATGTTGGAGGAGATCATCAAAGCATACAGGACTCCTGAGTTTGACGGAGTTATGCACCAGATTTCTGAAGCACTTGAATTTCAAAAAGATGCTTTGGAAAGAACCCAAATCTCTTGGGATGGGAGCCGTGTCCAAATGGTGCCATGCCAGGAATTAGCCAAGGTGGAGGAGACTGGCAGTGCCCCAGACCGTAGTAGTGAAGCTCTTGTTTCCATTCAGGAAGATCTTGCCCAGCAGCTAAAGGACAAATCCAATGTTCTGAAGGAGATATCTGTTGCCTTACTCTCTCTGCCTCCCGAGGAGGCCATGAGAGACTGTCAGAAGCTCCTGAAGATGTCCCAGAGTCTTTCCTACCATTCGTGCATGGGAGACCTGGAGCGGTATTCGTCTCTGTTAGTCCACGATGCCATTGTACAGGCTCAGGTTTGTTACGCCGCTTGCAAAGTCCGGCTGGAGCACGAGAGGGAGATGAAGTCTTACAAGGAGTCCCTGCAGAGCATGGATGCCCTGTGCCAGGAGCGCGTGAAGACGGTGTCTCTGCTGCGCGACGAGTACGAGGAGCTGCTGAGGAAGCAGCAGGGCGAGTACAGCGAGGTGATCGCCGTGCTGGAGAGGGAGAACGCTGACCTCAAGGCAAAGGTGTCCCAGCTGGACAACCAGCGCAGGCTCCTGGAGGAGGAAGGGCACGAGCACAGCAAGAGCTTGAGCGAGCTGCAGGGGCGGTATGAGGAGGAGATCCGAAACGTCATCGAGCAGCTCAACAGGACCGAGGATGCCCTGAAGGCTGAGAGGGTAGAGGGGCTCAGCCAGCTGGACGCCATTGTCCGCGACAAGCAGAACATGGAGCAGTATCACCTGGAGCAGATGCAAACGCTGGAGGAGAAGTTCCAGGCCAAGATTAAGGAGCTGCAGGTCATCCACGGCGAGGAGCTGCAGGCGCTGCAGGAGCACTACAGCCAGAACCTGCAGCGCCTGCAAGAGACCCTGGATGAGTACCAGAGGCAGCACCCGGAGGCGTCCCCCTCGGTGGCCccaggctctggggacacctgggtggcCAGAGAGGGGGGTGGCGCCGGGCAGGACCCCGGCAGCGACCCCGACTCCATGCACGGCCTGAGGGAACGCATCCAGGAGCTGGAGGCCCAGATGAATGTCATGAGGGATGAGCTGGAGAACAAACATCTGGAGGGGAACGCTTCCACGTTGAGGGAAAAATACCAGAAAGACTTTGAAAACCTAAAG GCAACATGTGAGAGGGGCTTTGCAGCCATGGAGGAGACGCACCAGAAGAAGATTGAGGATCTGCAGCGGCAGCACCAGCGGGAGCTGGAGAAGCTGCGGGAGGAGAAGGATCGCCTGCTGGCAGAGGAAACGGCTGCCACCATCTCAG CCATCGAAGCCATGAAGAACGCGCACCGGGAGGAGCTGGAGCGGGAGCTGGAGAAGTCCCAGCGCTCCCAGATCAGCAGCGTCAACGCCGACATCGAGGCCCTCCGGAGGCAGTACCT ggaggagctgcagtcGGTGCAGCGGGAGCTGGAGGTGCTGTCGGAGCAGTATTCCCAGAAGTGTTTGGAGAACGCGCACCTGGCGCAGGCGCTGGAGGCTGAGAGGCAGGCCCTCCGCCAGTGCCAGCGGGAGAACCAGGAGCTCAACGCCCACAACCAG gAGCTGAATAACCGCCTGGCTGCGGAGATCACGCGACTGCGGACCCTGCTGACCGGGGAGGGCGGGGGAGAGGCTGCTGGGTCGCCTCTCACGCAGGGCAAGGACGCCTACGAGCTGGAG GTCCTGTTGCGGGTGAAAGAATCCGAAATCCAGTACCTGAAGCAGGAGATCAGCTCCCTCAAAGACGAGCTGCAGACAGCACTGAGG